Proteins encoded within one genomic window of Acidithiobacillus sp. AMEEHan:
- a CDS encoding DUF3617 domain-containing protein, with product MRISQKRCRFFLFGLLLSPGIALAAPQLLQPGSWRMSIDMAGIPDMPPQMAAMMHREMPEICIGSGMTHPPISPQAQANHCHTVQSRISGKQITVIEACDVAGHPMRTRSVTNVSADGKAFVERSKVLQGLGVGETTTMRGSWVGPTCPSPSQDSGQPADPQAAPGAG from the coding sequence ATGCGAATCTCACAGAAAAGATGTCGATTCTTTCTGTTCGGGTTATTGCTCAGTCCCGGCATCGCTCTGGCAGCACCCCAACTGTTGCAGCCGGGGAGCTGGCGAATGTCGATAGACATGGCGGGGATACCGGATATGCCGCCTCAGATGGCCGCGATGATGCATCGCGAGATGCCAGAAATCTGCATTGGATCGGGCATGACTCACCCGCCGATATCGCCACAAGCGCAGGCGAATCATTGCCACACCGTACAATCCCGGATATCCGGTAAGCAAATCACGGTCATCGAAGCCTGTGACGTTGCCGGCCATCCAATGCGAACCCGCTCCGTCACCAACGTATCCGCTGATGGAAAAGCCTTTGTGGAACGCAGCAAGGTCCTCCAGGGACTGGGTGTGGGAGAAACCACCACGATGCGCGGGTCCTGGGTAGGCCCTACTTGTCCGAGCCCCTCCCAAGACAGTGGGCAGCCTGCCGATCCACAAGCTGCTCCCGGGGCAGGATAG